In Malus sylvestris chromosome 15, drMalSylv7.2, whole genome shotgun sequence, a single genomic region encodes these proteins:
- the LOC126602162 gene encoding protein ELF4-LIKE 3-like produces MEGDTFSGLGNGSTQIDGKVLQTFQKSFVQVQNILDQNRVLINEINHNHESKIPDNLSRNVGLIRELNNNIRRVVDLYGDLSSSFTKSMDTSSEGGDSSGALKSDGKAGHKRIRPS; encoded by the coding sequence atGGAGGGTGACACATTCTCAGGGCTTGGCAATGGCAGCACACAAATTGATGGAAAGGTTCTGCAGACATTTCAGAAGAGCTTTGTGCAAGTGCAGAATATCTTGGACCAAAACAGGGTGCTGATAAATGAGATTAATCACAACCATGAGTCCAAAATTCCTGACAATTTAAGCAGAAATGTGGGTCTGATCAGAGAGCTCAACAACAACATCAGGAGAGTAGTTGATCTTTATGGTGATCTCTCAAGCTCATTCACCAAATCCATGGATACTTCTTCTGAGGGAGGGGATTCCAGTGGGGCTTTGAAGTCTGATGGAAAAGCTGGGCACAAGAGAATTAGGCCTTcttag